In Mytilus edulis chromosome 13, xbMytEdul2.2, whole genome shotgun sequence, a single window of DNA contains:
- the LOC139500679 gene encoding uncharacterized protein — MASNPKVCGICDQRHITKPSTDWCSECNQALCTECKDFHALIKASQNHSTIPISNHLALGSSFSQVEGHCPVHDDKYQLFCQTHDCLLCLTCLEEHTKCGDVVRISKLTRDVKTSESFVDTQNSLSDIVLNLSKIQSHLEENVCDIKKQKESILREIAQMREEIDSHLDKIEKSLKIELSKVVDDQCDNTICKTLEDIKRKKIDIEKCQLEMDDLNRYGSDLQTFFGLREISAKTSTIDQCLHTLDDDSSLNRVSISCKINRKISGFVEEVVRLGTIQVQKIQSKINLERSKDKQAQLVGVRNKSINDIKLTLLNTIRLDASTSVTGCCSLPAGNIVFCNNSCGRECIQICHPNGNLLLKISIAPNYAFDVTCIDDKTVAVSSNSSYSKQINIINIDTKVISSIQTEDKCKGLTYKDGSLMVCVAGKGIQTLNAKSGNSTTIVPCDLGFYSYIVSSDNKLYYTNSKDHTVTCCDMAGNIIWTQNVLTDPCGIAVDHAGNVYTVSVSQQTLIVLSEDGQLSRQLLSKNDGLEDAFAIAYDKIKHRLCVANLQDKCFLFDVTI, encoded by the coding sequence ATGGCATCAAATCCTAAAGTTTGCGGTATATGTGATCAACGTCATATCACAAAGCCCTCAACTGACTGGTGTTCCGAATGTAACCAAGCTCTATGTACCGAATGCAAAGATTTCCATGCATTAATCAAAGCCTCACAAAACCATTCAACAATACCGATATCAAATCACTTAGCTCTTGGCTCCTCCTTTTCCCAAGTTGAGGGGCACTGCCCTGTTCACGACGACAAGTACCAATTGTTTTGCCAAACCCATGATTGTTTACTCTGCCTGACGTGTCTAGAGGAACACACAAAGTGTGGAGACGTCGTTCGCATCAGCAAGTTAACCAGAGATGTCAAAACTTCCGAAAGTTTCGTCGACACTCAAAACAGTTTATCAGACATCGTATTGAACCTTTCAAAAATACAAAGTCATCTCGAGGAAAATGTATGCGatataaagaaacaaaaagaatCAATTCTCCGTGAAATAGCTCAGATGAGGGAAGAAATCGACAGCCatcttgataaaattgagaaatctCTGAAAATAGAATTAAGTAAAGTTGTTGATGATCAGTGTGATAACACTATTTGTAAGACTCTGGAAGacattaaaagaaagaaaatagacATAGAAAAATGTCAGCTGGAAATGGATGACCTGAATCGATATGGGTCAGATCTCCAAACGTTCTTTGGTTTGCGGGAAATATCAGCAAAGACAAGTACCATTGACCAGTGTTTACACACATTAGATGACGATAGTAGCTTGAATAGAGTTTCGATTTCTtgtaaaattaatagaaaaatttCAGGATTCGTTGAAGAAGTAGTGAGATTAGGAACAATTCAGGTGCAGAAAATTCAGAGTAAAATTAATCTAGAGAGATCGAAGGACAAACAGGCCCAATTAGTAGGTGTGAGAAATAAATCTATCAATGATATCAAGCTAACGTTGTTGAATACTATTAGATTAGATGCAAGTACTAGTGTTACCGGATGTTGTTCTCTTCCAGCTGGAAACATTGTCTTTTGTAATAACTCATGTGGAAGGGAATGTATACAAATATGTCATCCCAACGGAAAccttttattgaaaatttccattGCGCCAAATTATGCTTTTGATGTAACATGTATAGATGACAAAACTGTTGCTGTATCATCAAACAGCAGCTACagcaaacaaataaatatcatAAACATCGATACAAAGGTAATAAGTTCGATCCAAACTGAAGATAAGTGTAAAGGACTTACATACAAAGATGGATCACTAATGGTTTGTGTCGCAGGAAAAGGAATACAAACTCTCAATGCCAAAAGTGGGAATAGTACTACGATTGTACCATGTGATTTAGGTTTCTATTCGTATATTGTTTCCAGTGACAATAAACTATATTATACAAACAGTAAAGACCACACCGTAACATGTTGTGATATGGCAGGCAATATTATTTGGACACAGAATGTGTTGACGGATCCTTGTGGTATAGCAGTTGACCATGCAGGAAATGTCTACACTGTCAGTGTCAGTCAACAAACACTTATTGTGTTGTCTGAAGACGGACAACTAAGTAGACAACTCTTGTCAAAAAACGACGGACTTGAGGATGCATTTGCAATAGCTTATGACAAGATTAAACATCGTCTTTGCGTTGCAAATTTGCAggataaatgttttttgtttgacGTAACAATTTGA
- the LOC139500465 gene encoding uncharacterized protein produces MCKTLEDIKRKKIDIEKCQQQMSDLDRYGSDLQTYFGLRKITDRTNTFDQYIQTLDDDGSLNRVTISCKIDSKISKFVEKVASLGTIQVQKVPSQLIMERSKDKQAQLVDVRNKSINAIKLKLVHTIKLYADVTGCCFLPDGKIVLCDRSVKNLVQILNQHCILIFEVSMSPYFAFDVTCIDDKTVAVSSDNPNQTQINIIDVETRARRSITAADKCYGITHKDGSLMVCVEGKGVQNVNIQNGKNTSLIPCDLGSCCYIVTSDTKLYYTNTKKHTVTCCDKRGNIIWTFKDENVLQDPRGIAVDNVGNVYTVSYSQHALIVLSADGQHSRHLLSKDNGLVNPFAVAYDKIQNRICVVNYKDKGFLFDVTI; encoded by the coding sequence ATGTGCAAGACGCTGGAAGacattaaaagaaagaaaatagatatagaaaaATGTCAGCAGCAAATGAGTGACCTGGATAGATATGGATCAGATCTCCAAACGTACTTCGGCTTGCGGAAGATAACAGATAGGACAAATACCTTCGATCAGTATATACAGACATTAGATGACGATGGTAGCTTGAACAGAGTGACTATTTCCTGTAAAATTGATAGCAAGATTTCAAAATTCGTTGAAAAAGTAGCGAGTTTAGGGACCATACAGGTGCAGAAAGTTCCGAGTCAACTTATCATGGAGAGATCAAAGGACAAACAGGCACAATTAGTAGATGTGAGAAACAAATCTATCAACGCTATCAAGCTTAAGTTGGTGCACACTATCAAATTATATGCAGATGTCACCGGATGTTGTTTTCTTCCTGATGGAAAAATTGTTCTTTGCGATCGTTCAGTAAAGAACCTTGTACAAATATTAAATCAACACTGCATATTAATTTTTGAAGTTTCCATGTCCCCCTATTTTGCTTTTGATGTTACGTGCATTGATGACAAAACTGTAGCTGTATCATCAGACAATCCCAACCAGACGCAAATTAATATCATAGATGTGGAAACAAGAGCAAGGAGGTCAATTACTGCTGCAGATAAATGTTATGGAATTACACACAAAGATGGATCACTAATGGTTTGCGTCGAAGGAAAAGGAGTACAAAATGTCAATATCCAAAATGGGAAAAACACTTCGCTTATACCTTGTGATTTAGGTTCATGTTGTTATATTGTTACTAGTGACACTAAACTTTATTATACGAACACTAAGAAGCACACCGTAACCTGTTGTGATAAGAGAGGTAATATTATCTGGACATTCAAAGACGAGAATGTTTTACAGGATCCCCGCGGTATAGCAGTTGACAATGTAGGAAATGTTTACACTGTCAGTTACAGTCAACATGCACTAATTGTGCTTTCTGCAGACGGACAACACAGTAGACATCTTTTGTCAAAAGACAACGGACTTGTAAATCCATTTGCAGTGGCTTATGACAAGATTCAAAATCGTATTTGCGTTGTTAATTATAAAGATAAAGGATTTTTGTTTGACGTAACAATTTGA